From a single Kitasatospora sp. NBC_00458 genomic region:
- a CDS encoding beta/gamma crystallin domain-containing protein yields MIRRTNLSGRRSEQCSEGLSGNRGGRRIGALAVLAAAAATLLPATDARAVNRIACGNRSDFAKVYNYGYSGTLCFANDGWMAVRIYNVDRIDAGNNKVITYLDSGLGSWTVFNWEQYDFNGHHGHEVMMYDINLSRW; encoded by the coding sequence ATGATTCGCCGTACAAATCTTTCGGGCCGCCGTTCGGAACAATGTTCGGAAGGGCTCTCCGGGAATCGCGGTGGCCGTCGGATCGGTGCGCTGGCGGTTCTCGCCGCCGCCGCCGCGACGCTACTGCCGGCGACCGATGCCCGGGCCGTCAACCGGATCGCCTGTGGAAATCGAAGTGATTTTGCGAAGGTCTACAACTACGGCTACAGCGGCACGCTCTGCTTCGCCAACGACGGGTGGATGGCGGTGCGCATCTACAACGTCGACCGGATCGATGCCGGGAACAACAAGGTCATCACCTACCTCGACAGCGGCCTGGGCTCGTGGACCGTCTTCAACTGGGAGCAGTACGACTTCAACGGCCACCACGGCCACGAGGTGATGATGTACGACATCAACCTCTCCCGCTGGTAG
- a CDS encoding serine/threonine-protein kinase, with protein MTVVRVIDGRYHLTEKIGHGGMGQVWAGRDDRLSRPVAVKLLRTDRLLAAASDPAGTAADPRRPGDDLRRRFLRECRTTAALDHPGLVTVFDAGEDGGELYLVMQRVTGVSLADLIAEDAPFPVERAVAVAAQLCTALAAVHAVPVVHRDLKPSNVMVREDGRTVLLDLGIATALDPEATRLTLTGVPIGSPSYMAPEQALTGTVDPRSDLYALGCLLHEMLAGEGPFRAPTALGLLRRHVDDPPVPLRELRPEVPEPLERLVLDLLAKRPEDRPADAQEVHGRLLPLLPAALSVPQPRYGPLPDPARPYRYPVQPQPRPAGSAASAQPAQSAPPAPPRAEPPPFLMAGAPSRPARIQPALVPPVAAPAWAPAPAPAPAPGDPAEDDLAAACARLSDLVDAGRRAEVLDVAARLLPRVRAELGDGAALARTVRTIYARTLLQERRHREALPEYRLLAATAEGGPHGRAALEHRHRAAECLEQLGQVAEALAEYRTLLDGWPDADQERVLDLRERIGALLVALGETEAAWSWLLQLLFDRERREGPHHPAVRRLRQTLDSLQPHRATGTPDPRATPWPPSHR; from the coding sequence GTGACCGTCGTCCGGGTGATCGACGGCCGGTACCACCTCACCGAGAAGATCGGCCACGGTGGCATGGGCCAGGTCTGGGCGGGTCGCGACGACCGGCTCTCCCGGCCGGTCGCCGTGAAGCTGCTCCGCACCGACCGCCTCCTCGCCGCCGCATCGGACCCCGCCGGCACCGCGGCCGACCCCCGCCGCCCCGGTGACGACCTGCGCCGCCGCTTCCTCCGCGAGTGCCGGACCACCGCGGCGCTCGACCACCCGGGCCTGGTCACCGTCTTCGACGCCGGGGAGGACGGCGGTGAGCTGTACCTCGTCATGCAGCGCGTCACCGGTGTCAGCCTGGCCGACCTGATCGCCGAGGACGCGCCGTTCCCGGTCGAGCGCGCGGTCGCCGTGGCCGCCCAGCTCTGCACGGCGCTGGCCGCCGTCCACGCGGTGCCGGTCGTCCACCGCGACCTGAAGCCCAGCAACGTGATGGTCCGTGAGGACGGCCGGACCGTCCTGCTCGACCTCGGCATCGCCACCGCGCTCGACCCCGAGGCCACCCGCCTCACCCTCACCGGCGTCCCGATCGGCAGCCCGTCCTACATGGCGCCCGAACAGGCGCTGACCGGCACCGTCGACCCGCGCAGCGACCTGTACGCGCTCGGCTGCCTGCTGCACGAGATGCTCGCCGGAGAGGGACCGTTCCGCGCGCCCACCGCGCTGGGCCTGCTGCGCCGGCACGTCGACGACCCGCCGGTGCCGTTGCGCGAGCTGCGCCCCGAGGTGCCGGAGCCGCTGGAGCGGCTGGTCCTCGACCTGCTCGCCAAGCGGCCGGAGGACCGCCCGGCCGACGCGCAGGAGGTGCACGGACGGCTGCTCCCGTTGCTGCCCGCGGCCCTGTCGGTGCCGCAGCCCCGGTACGGACCGCTGCCCGATCCGGCCCGGCCCTACCGGTACCCGGTGCAGCCGCAGCCCCGTCCGGCCGGTTCGGCGGCTTCGGCGCAGCCCGCGCAGTCGGCACCGCCTGCGCCTCCGCGGGCCGAGCCGCCGCCGTTCCTGATGGCCGGTGCGCCGAGCCGGCCTGCCCGGATCCAGCCTGCCCTGGTCCCGCCGGTCGCGGCCCCGGCGTGGGCCCCCGCCCCCGCCCCGGCTCCGGCACCGGGCGACCCGGCGGAGGACGACCTCGCGGCGGCCTGCGCGCGGCTCTCCGACCTGGTCGACGCCGGGCGGCGGGCCGAGGTGCTCGACGTCGCCGCCCGGCTGCTGCCCCGGGTCCGGGCCGAGCTCGGCGACGGTGCGGCGCTGGCCCGCACGGTCCGGACGATCTACGCCCGCACCCTGCTGCAGGAGCGGCGCCACCGCGAGGCGCTGCCGGAGTACCGGCTGCTCGCCGCCACCGCGGAGGGCGGCCCGCACGGCCGGGCGGCCCTGGAGCACCGCCACCGGGCCGCCGAATGCCTGGAGCAGCTCGGCCAGGTCGCCGAGGCGCTCGCCGAGTACCGGACCCTGCTCGACGGCTGGCCGGACGCCGACCAGGAACGGGTACTGGACCTGCGTGAGCGGATCGGCGCGCTGCTCGTGGCACTCGGGGAGACGGAGGCGGCCTGGTCGTGGCTGCTCCAGCTGCTCTTCGACCGTGAGCGCCGGGAGGGTCCGCACCACCCGGCCGTCCGGCGGCTCCGCCAGACGCTCGACTCCCTGCAGCCCCACCGCGCCACCGGCACGCCCGACCCCCGCGCCACGCCCTGGCCGCCGTCCCACCGTTGA
- a CDS encoding DUF4352 domain-containing protein has product MSTTRRTAALLLGAALVTLTATACTSTGGPTVSTEAKQTSAAAPAAADGSAAPASPAESKPAETKPADAPKAPAKIGDTIALKGSLDKGNTADVTALKVVDPAASSNEYLKAEDGKHYVAVQFQIKPTGSKAYGESPFVSAKLLDTQGQAYSATLADTKAGPSFQTPTNIAAGETGKGFVAFEIPDGTKLDKVQFALDSGFAQQVGQWKIG; this is encoded by the coding sequence ATGTCCACGACCCGCCGCACCGCCGCCCTGCTGCTCGGCGCCGCGCTCGTCACCCTCACCGCGACCGCCTGCACCTCGACCGGCGGCCCCACCGTCTCCACCGAGGCCAAGCAGACCTCCGCGGCGGCGCCGGCCGCGGCCGACGGCAGTGCCGCCCCGGCCTCCCCGGCCGAGAGCAAGCCCGCCGAGACCAAGCCGGCCGACGCGCCCAAGGCCCCCGCCAAGATCGGCGACACCATCGCCCTCAAGGGCAGCCTGGACAAGGGCAACACCGCCGACGTCACCGCGTTGAAGGTGGTCGACCCGGCCGCGAGCAGCAACGAGTACCTCAAGGCGGAGGACGGCAAGCACTACGTCGCCGTGCAGTTCCAGATCAAGCCGACCGGCTCCAAGGCCTACGGCGAATCGCCCTTCGTCAGCGCCAAGCTGCTCGACACCCAGGGCCAGGCGTACTCCGCGACGCTCGCCGACACCAAGGCCGGCCCGTCCTTCCAGACGCCGACCAACATCGCCGCCGGCGAGACGGGCAAGGGCTTCGTCGCCTTCGAGATCCCGGACGGCACCAAGCTGGACAAGGTCCAGTTCGCCCTGGACAGCGGCTTCGCCCAGCAGGTCGGCCAGTGGAAGATCGGCTGA
- a CDS encoding nucleotide sugar dehydrogenase has protein sequence MRVVIAGQGYVGLPLAVRAAEVGHRVVGYDVDERRIKRLAVGESYVEDIPSGRLRPLLENGSYLPSADPSDVAGFDVAVITVPTPLRDGVPDLSYIQASAALLARHLRPGATVVLESTTYPGTTEELLAPLLEEGSGLTAGRDFHLGYSPERIDPGNPTWRLENTPKVVSGIDPAALAAVDGFYGELVDRTVPVSSCKEAELTKLLENTFRHVNIALVNELAMFAHDLGIDVWEAIDAASTKPFGYLRFTPGPGVGGHCLPIDPSYLSWRVERALGRSFRFVELANDVNSHMPDYVVRRLAEALNERQRSVKGSRVLLLGLAYKKNTGDARETPAARIAELLVRMGAEVRAADPHVVVGVHVPEPVIPGQRAAEHDRHGDPFAAVHRVEVGPEELAAADAVVLLADHDEFDYEAVATHARYVLDCRRRLTGATVEVL, from the coding sequence ATGCGCGTTGTCATCGCAGGCCAGGGCTACGTGGGGCTGCCGCTGGCGGTCCGCGCGGCCGAGGTCGGGCACCGGGTGGTCGGCTACGACGTCGACGAGCGCCGGATCAAGCGGCTGGCCGTCGGCGAGTCGTACGTCGAGGACATCCCCTCCGGGCGGCTGCGGCCACTGCTGGAGAACGGGAGCTACCTGCCGTCCGCGGACCCGTCCGACGTGGCGGGCTTCGACGTCGCGGTGATCACCGTGCCCACACCGCTGCGCGACGGCGTGCCGGACCTGTCGTACATCCAGGCCTCGGCCGCCCTGCTCGCCCGGCACCTGCGCCCTGGGGCGACCGTCGTACTGGAGTCGACCACCTACCCGGGCACCACCGAGGAACTGCTCGCGCCGCTGCTGGAGGAGGGGTCCGGGCTGACCGCCGGCCGGGACTTCCACCTCGGCTACAGCCCCGAGCGGATCGACCCGGGCAACCCGACCTGGCGGCTGGAGAACACCCCGAAGGTGGTCTCCGGGATCGACCCGGCGGCGCTGGCCGCCGTCGACGGCTTCTACGGCGAACTGGTCGACCGCACCGTGCCGGTCTCCTCCTGCAAGGAGGCCGAGCTGACCAAGCTGCTGGAGAACACCTTCCGGCACGTGAACATCGCGCTCGTCAACGAGCTCGCGATGTTCGCCCACGACCTCGGGATCGACGTCTGGGAGGCCATCGACGCCGCCTCCACCAAACCGTTCGGCTACCTGCGCTTCACCCCCGGGCCCGGTGTCGGCGGGCACTGCCTGCCGATCGACCCGTCGTACCTGTCCTGGCGGGTGGAGCGGGCGCTCGGCCGGTCGTTCCGGTTCGTCGAACTGGCCAACGACGTCAACAGCCACATGCCCGACTACGTGGTCCGACGGCTCGCGGAGGCGCTCAACGAACGGCAGCGCTCGGTCAAGGGCTCCCGGGTGCTCCTGCTCGGACTCGCCTACAAGAAGAACACCGGCGACGCCCGCGAGACCCCGGCCGCCCGGATCGCCGAGCTGCTGGTCAGGATGGGCGCCGAGGTCCGGGCCGCCGATCCGCACGTGGTGGTCGGGGTGCACGTGCCCGAGCCGGTGATCCCCGGACAGCGCGCGGCCGAGCACGACCGGCACGGCGACCCGTTCGCCGCCGTCCACCGGGTGGAGGTGGGCCCGGAGGAGCTGGCGGCGGCGGACGCGGTGGTGCTGCTCGCCGACCACGACGAGTTCGACTACGAGGCGGTCGCCACCCACGCCCGGTACGTGCTGGACTGCCGCCGCCGACTCACCGGCGCGACGGTCGAGGTGCTCTGA
- the mfd gene encoding transcription-repair coupling factor, which translates to MSLTGLLDVVARDAALAEAIEAATATGAAAGGRRHLDLVGPPAARPFAIAALARALAGQAAGERGRPVLAVTATGREAEDLAASLRSLLPPDAVAEYPAWETLPHERLSPRSDTVGRRLAVLRRIVHPHAVDPAAGPVQVIVAPVRSVLQPQVKGLAELEPVAVQRGESHDLEKVAGKLAGAAYARVELVEKRGEFAVRGGILDVFPPTEEHPLRVEFWGDEVEEIRYFKVADQRSLEIAEHGLWAPPCRELLLTDEVRARAAELATAHPGLAEILDKIAEGIAVEGMESLAPVLVDDMELLLDVLPLGSVAVVCDPERVRTRASDLVATSQEFLHASWVAAASGGDRPIDLEAIDVSAASLRSLAEVREHAAEIGLPWWSVSPFATSESSVHEVLEFDANTLTLGMHAVEAYRGDTARAIADAKERLAADWRVVMVTEGHGPASRLAEVLGNEGIPARLVADLAEAPTRDVVYVSCGSIEHGFVDEALKLTVITETDLSGQKSSTKDMRRMPSRRRNAIDPLALAAGDYVVHEAHGVGRYVEMVQRTVQGATREYLVLEYAPAKRGHPGDRLFVPTDQLDQVTKYVGGEAPTLHRLGGADWAKTKQRAKKAVKEIAADLIKLYSARMAAPGHTFGPDTPWQRELEDAFPYAETPDQLTTIAEVKADMEKSVPMDRLICGDVGYGKTEIAVRAAFKAVQDGKQVAVLVPTTLLVQQHFSTFAERYANFPVTVKALSRFQTDSEAKAVLEGLFEGSVDVVIGTHRLFSSETRFKDLGLVIVDEEQRFGVEHKEQLKKLRANVDVLTMSATPIPRTLEMAVTGIREMSTITTPPEERHPVLTFVGPYDEKQISAAIRRELLREGQVFYIHNRVESIDKAAARLKDLVPEARVATAHGQMGETQLEKVVVDFWEKEFDVLVSTTIVESGIDISNANTLIVERGDTFGLSQLHQLRGRVGRGRERGYAYMLYPPEKPLTETAHERLATIAQHTEMGAGMYVAMKDLEIRGAGNLLGGEQSGHIAGVGFDLYMRMVGEAVAEFRESLANGGEPEEQPLEVKIELPVDAHVPHDYAPGERLRLQAYRSIAAVNSEEDIKQVRDELVDRYGKLPEAVENLLMVAALRLYARRCGISDITLQGSNVRFGPVELRESQQLRLNRLYPRSQVKAAAQLLLVPRPATGRIGGKPLVGRELLAWCREFLSAMFDDLAGSKKQ; encoded by the coding sequence ATGAGCCTGACCGGACTGCTCGATGTCGTCGCGCGGGACGCGGCGCTCGCCGAGGCGATCGAGGCCGCGACCGCCACCGGTGCCGCGGCCGGCGGCCGCCGCCATCTCGACCTGGTCGGACCGCCCGCCGCCAGGCCGTTCGCGATCGCCGCACTGGCCCGTGCGCTCGCCGGCCAGGCGGCGGGGGAACGCGGCCGACCGGTGCTGGCCGTCACCGCCACTGGCAGGGAGGCCGAGGACCTCGCCGCCTCCCTGCGCTCGCTGCTGCCGCCGGACGCGGTCGCCGAGTACCCGGCCTGGGAGACGCTGCCGCACGAGCGGCTGTCGCCGCGTTCGGACACGGTGGGCCGCCGGCTGGCGGTGCTCCGCCGGATCGTCCACCCGCACGCGGTCGACCCTGCGGCCGGTCCGGTGCAGGTGATCGTGGCGCCGGTCCGCTCGGTGCTCCAGCCGCAGGTGAAGGGGCTGGCCGAACTGGAGCCGGTGGCCGTCCAGCGGGGCGAGTCGCACGACCTGGAGAAGGTGGCCGGGAAGCTCGCCGGAGCCGCCTACGCCCGGGTCGAACTGGTCGAGAAGCGCGGCGAGTTCGCGGTGCGCGGCGGAATCCTGGACGTCTTCCCGCCGACCGAGGAGCACCCGCTGCGGGTGGAGTTCTGGGGCGACGAGGTCGAGGAGATCCGCTACTTCAAGGTGGCGGACCAGCGTTCGCTGGAGATCGCCGAGCACGGCCTCTGGGCGCCGCCCTGTCGTGAGCTGCTGCTGACCGACGAGGTCCGGGCCCGGGCCGCCGAGCTGGCGACCGCTCACCCGGGTCTGGCCGAGATCCTGGACAAGATCGCCGAGGGCATCGCGGTCGAGGGCATGGAGTCGTTGGCCCCCGTCCTGGTGGACGACATGGAGCTGCTGCTGGACGTGCTGCCGCTCGGATCGGTCGCGGTGGTCTGCGACCCCGAGCGGGTCCGCACCCGGGCCTCCGACCTGGTGGCGACCAGCCAGGAGTTCCTGCACGCCTCCTGGGTGGCGGCCGCCTCCGGCGGGGACCGGCCGATCGACCTGGAGGCGATCGACGTCTCGGCCGCCTCGCTGCGTTCGCTCGCCGAGGTGCGCGAGCACGCCGCCGAGATCGGCCTGCCCTGGTGGTCGGTCAGCCCGTTCGCCACCAGTGAGTCCTCGGTGCACGAGGTGCTGGAGTTCGACGCCAACACGCTGACGCTGGGCATGCACGCGGTCGAGGCGTACCGGGGCGACACCGCGCGGGCGATCGCCGACGCCAAGGAGCGGCTGGCCGCCGACTGGCGGGTCGTCATGGTGACGGAGGGGCACGGGCCTGCGAGCCGCCTCGCCGAGGTGCTCGGCAACGAGGGCATCCCGGCGCGGCTGGTCGCCGACCTCGCCGAGGCGCCGACCCGGGACGTCGTCTACGTCTCCTGCGGTTCGATCGAGCACGGCTTCGTCGACGAGGCGCTCAAGCTGACCGTGATCACCGAGACCGACCTGTCCGGCCAGAAGTCCTCCACCAAGGACATGCGGCGGATGCCGTCCCGGCGCCGGAACGCGATCGACCCGCTGGCGCTGGCGGCCGGCGACTACGTCGTCCACGAGGCCCACGGCGTCGGCCGGTACGTCGAGATGGTGCAGCGCACCGTGCAGGGCGCCACCCGCGAGTACCTGGTGCTGGAGTACGCGCCGGCCAAGCGGGGCCACCCCGGGGACCGGCTCTTCGTGCCGACCGACCAGCTGGACCAGGTCACCAAGTACGTCGGCGGCGAGGCGCCGACGCTGCACCGGCTGGGCGGCGCGGACTGGGCGAAGACCAAGCAGCGCGCCAAGAAGGCGGTCAAGGAGATCGCCGCCGACCTGATCAAGCTGTACTCGGCGCGGATGGCCGCGCCCGGCCACACCTTCGGGCCGGACACCCCGTGGCAGCGCGAGCTGGAGGACGCCTTCCCGTACGCGGAGACGCCCGACCAGCTGACCACGATCGCCGAGGTCAAGGCGGACATGGAGAAGTCCGTCCCGATGGACCGGCTGATCTGCGGCGACGTCGGCTACGGCAAGACCGAGATCGCCGTCCGGGCGGCCTTCAAGGCGGTGCAGGACGGCAAGCAGGTGGCGGTGCTGGTGCCGACCACGCTGCTGGTGCAGCAGCACTTCTCGACCTTCGCCGAGCGGTACGCCAATTTCCCGGTCACGGTGAAGGCGCTGTCGCGCTTCCAGACCGACAGCGAGGCCAAGGCCGTGCTGGAGGGGCTGTTCGAGGGCTCGGTGGACGTGGTCATCGGCACTCACCGGCTGTTCTCCTCGGAGACCCGCTTCAAGGACCTCGGGCTGGTCATCGTCGACGAGGAGCAGCGGTTCGGCGTCGAGCACAAGGAGCAGCTGAAGAAGCTGCGGGCCAACGTGGACGTGCTCACCATGTCCGCCACCCCGATCCCGCGCACCCTGGAGATGGCCGTCACCGGGATCCGCGAGATGTCCACCATCACCACCCCGCCGGAGGAGCGGCACCCGGTGCTGACCTTCGTCGGTCCGTACGACGAGAAGCAGATCTCGGCCGCGATCCGGCGTGAACTCCTGCGCGAGGGACAGGTGTTCTACATCCACAACCGGGTGGAGTCGATCGACAAGGCGGCCGCCCGGCTGAAGGACCTCGTCCCCGAGGCGCGGGTCGCCACCGCGCACGGGCAGATGGGGGAGACCCAGCTGGAGAAGGTCGTCGTCGACTTCTGGGAGAAGGAGTTCGACGTCCTGGTGTCGACCACGATCGTGGAGTCGGGCATCGACATCTCCAACGCCAACACCCTGATCGTCGAGCGGGGCGACACGTTCGGCCTCTCCCAGCTGCACCAGCTGCGCGGCCGGGTGGGCCGCGGGCGGGAGCGCGGGTACGCGTACATGCTGTACCCGCCGGAGAAGCCGCTGACCGAGACCGCCCACGAGCGGCTGGCGACCATCGCCCAGCACACCGAGATGGGTGCCGGCATGTACGTCGCGATGAAGGACCTGGAGATCCGCGGGGCGGGCAACCTGCTCGGCGGCGAGCAGTCCGGCCACATCGCGGGGGTCGGCTTCGACCTCTACATGCGGATGGTCGGCGAGGCGGTGGCCGAGTTCCGGGAGTCGCTGGCCAACGGCGGCGAGCCGGAGGAGCAGCCGCTGGAGGTGAAGATCGAGCTGCCGGTCGACGCCCACGTGCCGCACGACTACGCGCCCGGCGAGCGGCTGCGGCTCCAGGCGTACCGCTCGATCGCGGCGGTCAACTCGGAGGAGGACATCAAGCAGGTCCGGGACGAGCTGGTCGACCGGTACGGGAAGCTGCCGGAGGCGGTGGAGAACCTGCTGATGGTGGCGGCGCTGCGGCTGTACGCGCGGCGGTGCGGCATCTCGGACATCACGCTGCAGGGCTCCAACGTGCGGTTCGGTCCGGTGGAGCTGCGGGAGTCCCAGCAGCTGCGGCTGAACCGGCTCTACCCGCGCAGCCAGGTGAAGGCGGCGGCCCAGCTGCTGCTGGTGCCGCGGCCGGCCACCGGCCGGATCGGCGGCAAGCCGCTGGTCGGGCGGGAGCTGCTGGCGTGGTGCCGGGAGTTCCTGTCGGCGATGTTCGACGACCTGGCGGGGTCGAAGAAGCAGTAG
- a CDS encoding N-6 DNA methylase, giving the protein MPDRPEVTAVEIARLAGVGRAAVSNWRRRHPDFPRPVGGTDSSPAFALTEVEAWLRAQGKIAELPLLERVWRLVETLRDPAGHPAAPLVQAGAVLLLHHRAPDRWTALAGEPETRLAIALPRALAETAGTALGPDGAAGLHLPGLLGSTQLDLARLLTELAGAAGPSGAFEQLLTRYAEANTRQLSPTPPEAAGLLAAVAGVPATVLDPATGLGALLLALPPTTGRYGQDADPVTTALALLRLALQTPAADPGPLPLDLRAGDALRSDAHPGRTFEAVLCQPPYNERDWGHDELQFDRRWPGGLVPPRGESELAWVLHCLAHTRPGGLAALLLPPTVATRRAGRRVRAELLRTGALRAVVALPAGAAPPYGVPLHLWVLRAPLPGDDFRHVLLLDAASASPSSAEVAEGGRDKVRWPELHRTVLDAWRAFDLAAREGLPLPPDRPGEYRTMAAIDLLDDETDLSPTRHVPPAAPLGGAAELSHLSGRLTELLDSLGAPDALLPGPTGAGSAAGSGAGSGAGGAGAGAGAVVTLGELVRAGVLEVYSSGTGAPGVPSATDPSGTPVLTDQDLAAGTRPAAVLDRTAAPAHGEPLTRTGDVVVPALGGAAARVVGPAGAPSGAALGRQLHLLRPDPAALDPHFLAGHLRSTAAARRATSHASTTTRLDIRRVELPRLPIAEQRRLGEAFARLAAFDSTLQQAASLGHALTQALTDALATGAAEPPHTP; this is encoded by the coding sequence ATGCCGGACCGTCCCGAGGTGACCGCCGTCGAGATCGCCCGGCTGGCCGGAGTGGGGCGCGCGGCCGTCAGCAACTGGCGCCGCCGGCACCCCGACTTCCCGCGCCCGGTCGGCGGCACCGACAGCAGCCCGGCCTTCGCGCTCACCGAGGTCGAGGCCTGGCTCCGCGCCCAGGGCAAGATCGCCGAACTGCCGCTGCTCGAACGCGTCTGGCGGCTGGTGGAGACCCTCCGCGACCCGGCGGGCCACCCCGCCGCCCCGCTGGTCCAGGCCGGTGCCGTCCTCCTGCTGCACCACCGCGCACCGGACCGCTGGACCGCCCTCGCGGGAGAGCCGGAGACCAGGCTCGCCATCGCCCTGCCCCGCGCACTGGCCGAGACCGCCGGTACCGCCCTCGGCCCCGACGGCGCCGCCGGCCTCCACCTGCCCGGACTGCTCGGCTCCACCCAGCTGGACCTCGCCCGCCTCCTCACCGAACTCGCCGGCGCCGCGGGCCCCTCCGGCGCCTTCGAACAGCTGCTCACCCGGTACGCCGAGGCCAACACCCGGCAGCTCAGCCCCACCCCGCCGGAGGCCGCCGGGCTGCTCGCCGCCGTCGCCGGAGTGCCCGCCACCGTGCTCGACCCGGCCACCGGCCTCGGCGCCCTGCTGCTCGCCCTCCCGCCGACCACCGGCCGGTACGGCCAGGATGCCGACCCGGTCACCACCGCGCTCGCCCTGCTCCGGCTCGCTCTGCAGACGCCGGCGGCCGACCCCGGGCCGCTCCCGCTGGACCTGCGCGCCGGTGACGCCCTGCGCTCCGACGCCCACCCCGGCCGCACCTTCGAAGCGGTGCTCTGCCAGCCCCCCTACAACGAGCGGGACTGGGGGCACGACGAGCTCCAGTTCGACCGGCGGTGGCCCGGCGGCCTCGTCCCGCCCCGCGGGGAGTCCGAGCTCGCCTGGGTGCTGCACTGCCTCGCCCACACCCGCCCCGGCGGCCTCGCCGCCCTGCTCCTCCCGCCGACCGTCGCCACCCGGCGGGCCGGTCGCCGGGTCCGGGCCGAACTGCTGCGCACCGGCGCCCTGCGCGCCGTCGTCGCCCTCCCGGCCGGCGCCGCACCCCCGTACGGGGTGCCGCTCCACCTCTGGGTGCTGCGCGCCCCGCTCCCCGGGGACGACTTCCGCCACGTGCTGCTGCTGGACGCGGCCTCGGCCTCGCCGTCCTCGGCCGAGGTCGCGGAGGGCGGCCGCGACAAGGTCCGCTGGCCCGAACTGCACCGGACCGTCCTGGACGCCTGGCGCGCCTTCGACCTCGCCGCCCGCGAGGGCCTGCCGCTGCCCCCGGACCGCCCCGGGGAGTACCGGACCATGGCGGCCATCGACCTGCTCGACGACGAGACCGACCTCTCGCCCACCCGTCACGTCCCGCCGGCCGCCCCGCTCGGCGGTGCGGCCGAACTGTCCCACCTCAGCGGCCGGCTGACCGAACTGCTGGACAGCCTGGGCGCGCCCGACGCGCTGCTCCCCGGGCCGACCGGCGCGGGCTCCGCCGCAGGTTCCGGTGCGGGTTCCGGTGCGGGGGGCGCGGGTGCGGGCGCCGGCGCGGTGGTCACGCTGGGGGAGCTGGTCCGGGCCGGGGTGCTGGAGGTGTACTCCTCCGGGACCGGCGCACCCGGAGTGCCGTCCGCCACCGACCCGTCCGGCACGCCCGTGCTGACCGACCAGGACCTCGCCGCCGGGACCCGTCCGGCCGCCGTCCTCGACCGGACGGCCGCGCCCGCCCACGGCGAGCCGCTGACCAGGACCGGCGATGTCGTCGTCCCGGCCCTCGGCGGCGCCGCCGCGCGGGTCGTCGGCCCCGCCGGAGCGCCGTCCGGTGCCGCCCTGGGCCGCCAGCTCCACCTGCTCCGGCCCGACCCGGCCGCCCTCGACCCGCACTTCCTGGCCGGCCACCTGCGTTCCACTGCGGCCGCCCGGCGGGCCACCAGCCACGCCTCCACCACGACCCGCCTCGACATCCGCCGCGTCGAGCTGCCCCGCCTCCCGATCGCCGAACAGCGCCGTCTCGGCGAGGCCTTCGCCCGCCTCGCCGCGTTCGACTCCACCCTGCAGCAGGCCGCCTCGCTCGGCCACGCCCTCACCCAGGCCCTCACCGACGCCCTCGCCACCGGCGCCGCCGAGCCGCCGCACACCCCCTGA